A part of Syntrophorhabdaceae bacterium genomic DNA contains:
- a CDS encoding putative toxin-antitoxin system toxin component, PIN family: MKIVLDTNVFISGIFFTGPPHRILEAWRDGKIQLVISPEILAEYSRVGKILAEEYPLIDVHPMIDLVTVEAELYNAQGLLEPVCSDPDDDKFLACAIAGGSKIIVSGDKHLLKVSGFQGIEILKPQEFTKRYLQTT; encoded by the coding sequence GTGAAGATCGTCCTCGATACGAATGTCTTCATCTCGGGTATCTTTTTTACTGGACCGCCGCATCGTATCCTCGAAGCATGGCGAGATGGTAAGATCCAACTCGTGATCTCACCTGAGATACTTGCGGAATACAGCAGGGTAGGCAAGATTTTGGCTGAAGAATATCCCTTGATTGACGTGCATCCGATGATTGACCTGGTTACTGTTGAAGCAGAGTTATATAACGCACAAGGATTATTAGAACCGGTTTGCAGTGATCCCGATGATGACAAGTTCCTTGCATGTGCAATAGCCGGTGGAAGTAAAATAATTGTGAGCGGAGACAAGCATCTGCTCAAGGTTTCTGGTTTTCAAGGTATCGAGATCCTCAAACCGCAAGAGTTCACCAAGAGATACTTACAGACGACCTGA
- a CDS encoding AbrB/MazE/SpoVT family DNA-binding domain-containing protein produces MDNGRKLRAGRNCNIANEGQGSFVFGLVKFRHPGYNLTSKNIVSEVFMTNPATTKMSSKGQVVIPEDIRKRLNLKAGAQFIVVGEKDVVIFKSISRPSMKEFDALIATARRQAKDAGLKRSDIEAAIAKTRNKK; encoded by the coding sequence GTGGATAACGGGAGGAAGCTGAGAGCAGGAAGGAACTGCAATATAGCAAACGAAGGGCAGGGTTCTTTTGTCTTTGGGCTTGTGAAGTTCAGGCATCCGGGTTATAATCTTACCAGTAAGAATATTGTTTCGGAGGTTTTTATGACAAATCCGGCAACCACAAAGATGTCTTCCAAGGGGCAGGTCGTCATTCCTGAGGATATACGGAAACGACTGAACTTAAAGGCCGGGGCGCAGTTCATTGTTGTAGGAGAAAAAGACGTGGTCATATTTAAATCCATCTCCAGGCCGTCCATGAAGGAGTTTGACGCATTGATTGCCACGGCCCGCAGGCAGGCAAAAGATGCGGGATTGAAACGATCAGACATCGAAGCTGCAATTGCAAAGACCCGGAACAAAAAGTGA